A genome region from Micromonospora peucetia includes the following:
- a CDS encoding ABC transporter ATP-binding protein has product MSTPTETVEAAETPETTWQTLRRGLALSPELRVGLAGTLGLALVYMVGRAAVPVAVQQGIDNGIVGGLDLTVVWTVVAITTAVLVVTTFCGYLMMRRLFTVSETALANVRIRAFRHVHDLSMLHQQSERRGSLVSRVTSDVDQITQFLQWGGVILVVNLGQLAITTLVMFAYSWQLTLVVFAAFLPAVFVIRLLQRRLAGAYGVVRQRTGALLGAIGESVVGAPVIRAYGIAGRTSRRLDEAIDGQRQAQQRAIRISIVGSSVGELAAGLALAGVVVLGVMLGADRTLSIGEVTAFLFLVTLFIQPVQIATEVLNEAQNAIAGWRRVLDVLDIEPDVADPGEQGRELPSGPLDIRFAGVRFAYPGGPPVLHDVSVEIPEKSRVAVVGETGSGKTTFAKLLTRLMDPTAGQVLLSGVPLDQVRFASLRSRVVMVPQDGFLFDATVAENVRFARPELTDEQLAAAFAELGLADWLDGLPAGLHTPVGERGEALSVGERQLVALARAYVADPDLLVLDEATSAVDPATEVRLQRTLDAVTRGRTTLAIAHRLSTAQSADEVIVVDRGRIVQRGPHDELVRDPESVYGLLYASWLEQTR; this is encoded by the coding sequence GTGAGTACTCCCACCGAGACGGTCGAGGCGGCTGAGACGCCCGAGACGACCTGGCAGACGCTGCGCCGCGGCCTGGCGCTCTCCCCGGAGCTGCGGGTCGGTCTCGCCGGCACGCTCGGCCTGGCCCTGGTCTACATGGTCGGCCGGGCGGCCGTGCCGGTGGCGGTGCAGCAGGGCATCGACAACGGCATCGTCGGTGGCCTGGACCTGACCGTGGTCTGGACGGTGGTCGCCATCACCACCGCGGTGCTGGTGGTGACCACGTTCTGCGGATACCTGATGATGCGCCGGCTCTTCACGGTCAGCGAGACCGCGCTGGCCAACGTGCGGATCCGGGCGTTCCGGCACGTGCACGACCTGTCCATGTTGCACCAGCAGTCGGAGCGGCGCGGTTCGCTGGTCTCCCGGGTGACCAGCGACGTCGACCAGATCACCCAGTTCCTCCAGTGGGGCGGCGTGATCCTGGTGGTCAACCTCGGTCAGCTGGCGATCACCACGCTGGTGATGTTCGCGTACTCCTGGCAGCTGACCCTGGTGGTCTTCGCCGCCTTCCTGCCCGCCGTGTTCGTGATCCGGCTGCTCCAGCGCCGGCTCGCCGGGGCGTACGGGGTGGTCCGGCAGCGCACCGGGGCGCTGCTCGGCGCGATCGGGGAGAGCGTCGTCGGCGCGCCGGTGATCCGGGCGTACGGGATTGCCGGCCGCACGTCCCGCCGGCTCGACGAGGCGATCGACGGGCAGCGGCAGGCCCAGCAGCGGGCGATCAGGATCAGCATCGTGGGCAGCTCGGTCGGGGAGCTGGCGGCCGGGCTGGCGTTGGCCGGCGTGGTGGTGCTCGGGGTGATGCTCGGCGCCGACCGCACCCTGAGCATCGGCGAGGTGACCGCCTTCCTCTTCCTGGTCACGCTCTTCATCCAGCCGGTGCAGATCGCCACCGAGGTGCTCAACGAGGCGCAGAACGCCATCGCGGGCTGGCGCCGGGTGCTGGACGTGCTGGACATCGAGCCCGACGTCGCCGACCCGGGCGAGCAGGGGCGTGAGCTGCCGTCGGGCCCGCTGGACATCCGGTTCGCCGGGGTGCGCTTCGCGTACCCGGGGGGTCCGCCGGTGCTGCACGACGTCAGCGTGGAGATCCCGGAGAAGAGCCGGGTGGCGGTGGTCGGGGAGACCGGCAGCGGCAAGACCACCTTCGCCAAGCTGCTCACCCGCCTGATGGACCCGACCGCCGGCCAGGTGCTGCTCTCCGGGGTGCCGCTGGACCAGGTCCGGTTCGCCTCGCTGCGGTCGCGGGTGGTGATGGTGCCGCAGGACGGCTTCCTCTTCGACGCGACGGTGGCGGAGAACGTGCGCTTCGCCCGCCCGGAGCTGACCGACGAGCAGCTCGCGGCGGCGTTCGCCGAGTTGGGGCTGGCGGACTGGCTGGACGGGCTCCCGGCGGGCCTGCACACCCCGGTGGGGGAGCGGGGCGAGGCGTTGAGCGTGGGGGAGCGGCAGCTGGTCGCGCTGGCCCGCGCGTACGTGGCCGATCCGGACCTGCTGGTGCTGGACGAGGCGACCAGCGCGGTCGACCCGGCCACGGAGGTGCGGCTGCAACGCACCCTGGACGCGGTGACCCGGGGACGTACCACCCTCGCGATCGCGCACCGGCTCTCCACGGCGCAGTCCGCCGACGAGGTGATCGTGGTGGACCGGGGCCGGATCGTGCAGCGTGGGCCGCACGACGAGCTGGTCCGCGACCCGGAGTCGGTGTACGGCCTGCTCTACGCCTCCTGGCTGGAGCAGACCCGCTGA
- the rpsD gene encoding 30S ribosomal protein S4 — MNQPRPKARISRALGIPLTRKCVRYLERRPFPPGVHGRQRRKTSDYQVRLLEKQRLRHQYNVSETQLRRAFDEAARGAGKTGESLVTLLERRLDAVVHRAGLARSIYQARQLVAHGHFTVDGRKVDRPSYRLRPGQVVAVRDRSRASAPFQLAAAGANATEGPGQPYLSVELAELRTTLLREPTRHEVPVICDEQLVVEFYSR; from the coding sequence GTGAACCAACCAAGGCCCAAGGCCCGTATCTCCCGCGCCCTCGGCATCCCGCTGACCCGCAAGTGCGTGCGGTACCTTGAGCGGCGCCCCTTCCCGCCCGGCGTGCACGGCCGGCAGCGCCGCAAGACCTCGGACTACCAGGTGCGGCTGCTGGAGAAGCAGCGCCTGCGCCACCAGTACAACGTCAGCGAGACCCAGCTGCGGCGTGCCTTCGACGAGGCCGCCCGGGGCGCGGGCAAGACCGGCGAGAGCCTGGTGACACTCCTCGAACGACGGCTCGACGCGGTGGTGCACCGGGCCGGCCTGGCCCGCAGCATCTACCAGGCCCGGCAACTGGTCGCGCACGGCCACTTCACCGTCGACGGGCGCAAGGTCGACCGTCCGTCGTACCGGCTGCGCCCGGGGCAGGTGGTGGCCGTCCGCGACCGCAGCCGTGCGTCCGCGCCGTTCCAGCTCGCCGCCGCCGGCGCCAACGCCACCGAGGGGCCCGGCCAGCCGTACCTGTCGGTGGAGCTGGCCGAGCTGCGGACCACGCTGCTGCGCGAGCCCACCCGGCACGAGGTGCCGGTGATCTGCGACGAGCAGCTGGTGGTGGAGTTCTACTCCCGCTGA
- a CDS encoding DUF2470 domain-containing protein, translating to MRPSPAEIVRTLVAGRLSGTAHVAHRPGPHQVRHVTDPDGRVLLLVPVVSDLAAALRPADGESEVALVLDVLDLPPAAGAPSLGRAWVSGWAARLDGAEERSAALDFAAVEPAGDLLDVGTRFQLHRFEVVEARWERGDTVRRIDPEAYAEAEPDPLHAVEAELLADLADHHATEVAGYLRRQLGLADDAPDTAPRVVRIDRYGLLVSHGRPDARRRVRLAFPRPLGCQAELTRLLHPLVCRHATPRHADHA from the coding sequence ATGCGGCCCAGCCCGGCGGAGATCGTCCGTACCCTCGTCGCGGGCCGGCTGTCCGGCACCGCCCACGTCGCGCACCGGCCCGGCCCGCACCAGGTCCGGCACGTGACCGACCCGGACGGTCGGGTGCTGCTGTTGGTGCCGGTGGTCAGTGACCTCGCCGCCGCGTTGCGCCCCGCCGACGGCGAGTCCGAGGTCGCGCTGGTGCTGGACGTGCTCGACCTGCCCCCCGCCGCCGGCGCGCCGAGCCTCGGCCGGGCCTGGGTCTCCGGCTGGGCGGCCCGACTGGACGGGGCCGAGGAGCGCTCCGCCGCGCTGGACTTCGCGGCCGTGGAACCGGCCGGTGACCTGCTCGACGTCGGCACCAGGTTCCAGCTGCACCGCTTCGAGGTGGTCGAGGCCCGCTGGGAACGCGGCGACACCGTGCGCCGGATCGACCCCGAGGCGTACGCCGAGGCGGAGCCCGACCCGCTGCACGCGGTCGAGGCCGAACTCCTGGCAGACCTCGCCGACCACCACGCCACCGAGGTGGCCGGGTACCTGCGCCGCCAACTCGGCCTCGCCGACGACGCCCCCGACACCGCGCCCCGGGTGGTCCGGATCGACCGGTACGGCCTGCTGGTCTCCCACGGCCGGCCCGACGCCCGCCGGCGCGTCCGGCTGGCGTTCCCGCGCCCGCTGGGCTGCCAGGCGGAGCTGACCCGGCTCCTGCACCCGCTGGTCTGCCGCCACGCCACGCCCCGGCACGCCGATCACGCCTGA
- a CDS encoding MerR family transcriptional regulator → MDTSIREPTLTVGEAAERVGLTTYTLRWYEQEGLVAPVGRDSAGRRRYTERDVNSLVLLTRLRRTGMPVRDMRRYAELARQGDGTLGTRRALFEAHRARVLTRMAELEEDLKVLNHKIDNYRRAEEGR, encoded by the coding sequence GTGGACACCAGCATCCGGGAGCCGACCCTGACCGTCGGCGAGGCGGCCGAGCGGGTCGGCCTGACCACCTACACCCTGCGGTGGTACGAGCAGGAGGGCCTCGTCGCCCCGGTCGGGCGCGACTCGGCCGGGCGCCGTCGCTACACCGAACGCGACGTCAACTCGCTGGTCCTGCTCACCCGGCTGCGCCGCACCGGGATGCCGGTGCGGGACATGCGTCGCTACGCCGAGCTGGCCCGGCAGGGCGACGGGACTCTGGGCACCCGGCGGGCGCTCTTCGAGGCGCACCGGGCCCGCGTGCTGACCCGGATGGCCGAGTTGGAGGAGGACCTGAAGGTGCTCAACCACAAGATCGACAACTACCGCCGAGCGGAGGAGGGCCGATGA
- a CDS encoding ABC transporter permease: MNPRILAATTGRILRQLRHDRRTVALLLVVPSALLTLVHSMYVDQPAPPGQPSTFDRVALVMLGFFPFVIMFLVTSIAMLRERTTGTLERLLTTPLGRLDLLFGYGIAFGLAAVVQAVVASVVAYRVFGLETAGNSGLVIMIAALNAVLAVALGLLCSAFARTEFQAVQFMPVVVVPQLLLCGLFVPRGEMAGWLQAVSDVLPLSYAVEALQEVGARAEPTGTMWRDVAVVAGAAALALVLAAATLRRRSG, encoded by the coding sequence GTGAACCCCCGGATCCTGGCCGCCACCACCGGCCGCATCCTGCGCCAGCTGCGGCACGACCGGCGCACCGTGGCATTGCTGCTGGTGGTCCCGTCGGCGCTGCTCACCCTGGTCCACTCCATGTACGTCGACCAGCCCGCCCCGCCGGGCCAGCCGTCGACGTTCGACCGGGTCGCCCTGGTGATGCTCGGCTTCTTCCCCTTCGTGATCATGTTCCTGGTGACCAGCATCGCGATGCTGCGCGAGCGCACCACGGGCACGCTGGAGCGGCTGCTCACCACCCCGCTGGGCCGGCTCGACCTGCTCTTCGGCTACGGCATCGCGTTCGGGCTCGCCGCCGTGGTCCAGGCGGTCGTCGCGTCCGTGGTCGCGTACCGGGTCTTCGGTTTGGAGACGGCCGGAAACAGCGGGCTGGTGATCATGATTGCCGCGCTGAACGCCGTGCTCGCCGTCGCGCTCGGGCTGCTCTGCAGCGCCTTCGCCCGCACCGAGTTCCAGGCCGTGCAGTTCATGCCGGTCGTGGTGGTGCCGCAGTTGCTGCTCTGCGGGCTCTTCGTGCCCCGGGGCGAGATGGCCGGCTGGTTGCAGGCGGTCAGCGACGTGCTGCCCCTGTCGTACGCCGTCGAGGCGCTCCAGGAGGTCGGCGCCCGCGCCGAGCCGACCGGCACGATGTGGCGGGACGTGGCGGTGGTCGCCGGCGCGGCGGCGCTGGCGTTGGTGCTCGCCGCAGCCACCCTCCGGCGGCGCAGCGGCTGA
- a CDS encoding Trp biosynthesis-associated membrane protein, with protein sequence MTAAEPRGQEPGTTPATDAGQGARPNAGRRELTYAVLLCVAGAGLALWASTRTWAVELTARPTPLPPVHDARTGAGLLPWLPALALVGLAGGGAVLATRGRARRLLGGLLCGLGAAVAAGGGYGLVATFDGEVSRHWPALCLLGGVLATAGGLLTALRGRRWPAMGARYERRAAGGEAPAARDEDGRVTGRHTTQAWDALDRGEDPTVS encoded by the coding sequence ATGACCGCCGCCGAGCCGCGCGGTCAGGAACCGGGGACCACCCCGGCGACCGACGCGGGCCAGGGTGCGCGGCCCAATGCGGGTCGCCGCGAACTGACGTACGCCGTGCTGCTCTGCGTGGCCGGCGCGGGCCTGGCGCTGTGGGCGTCGACCCGCACCTGGGCGGTCGAGCTGACCGCCCGGCCGACCCCGCTGCCGCCGGTACACGACGCCCGCACCGGCGCCGGCCTGCTGCCCTGGCTGCCGGCGCTGGCGCTGGTCGGGCTGGCCGGCGGCGGTGCCGTGCTCGCCACCCGGGGTCGGGCGCGGCGGCTGCTGGGCGGGCTGCTGTGCGGGCTCGGCGCGGCGGTGGCCGCCGGCGGCGGCTACGGCCTGGTCGCGACGTTCGACGGTGAGGTCAGCCGGCACTGGCCGGCGCTCTGCCTGCTCGGCGGGGTGCTCGCCACGGCGGGCGGGCTGCTGACGGCGTTGCGGGGCCGACGGTGGCCGGCGATGGGCGCCCGCTACGAGCGGCGGGCCGCGGGCGGCGAGGCGCCGGCCGCGCGGGACGAGGACGGCCGGGTCACCGGCCGGCACACCACCCAGGCATGGGACGCGCTGGACCGGGGCGAGGACCCGACGGTCAGCTGA
- a CDS encoding ABC transporter ATP-binding protein — protein sequence MDEAIAVRDLVVERGGRRVLHGVSASVPRGLVTGLLGPSGSGKTTLLRAVVGVQLIDAGSVTVLGRPAGSPDLRRRVGYLTQAPSVYADLTVRENARYFAALHGRGRAEADRAVAEVGLGPAAAQLVGTLSGGQRSRASLACALVGEPDLLVLDEPTVGQDPVLRADLWARFHAMAAAGTTLLVSSHVMDEAARCDRLLLIREGRLIADDTPDAVRAAAGTTDLDEAFLRLIKAGEAGAAGREAS from the coding sequence GTGGACGAGGCGATCGCGGTCCGGGACCTGGTCGTCGAGCGGGGTGGCCGGCGGGTGCTGCACGGTGTCAGCGCGTCCGTGCCGCGCGGTCTGGTCACCGGGCTGCTCGGGCCGAGCGGCAGCGGCAAGACCACGCTGCTGCGGGCGGTGGTCGGCGTACAACTGATCGACGCCGGCTCGGTGACCGTGCTGGGGCGCCCCGCCGGGTCGCCCGACCTGCGCCGCCGCGTCGGCTACCTCACCCAGGCACCCAGCGTCTACGCCGACCTGACGGTACGGGAGAACGCGCGCTACTTCGCCGCCCTGCACGGCCGGGGCCGGGCCGAGGCCGACCGGGCGGTCGCCGAGGTCGGGCTCGGCCCGGCCGCCGCCCAGTTGGTCGGCACCCTCTCCGGCGGGCAGCGCAGCCGGGCGTCGCTGGCCTGCGCCCTGGTCGGGGAACCGGACCTGCTCGTCCTCGACGAACCCACCGTCGGCCAGGACCCGGTCCTGCGGGCCGACCTGTGGGCCCGGTTCCACGCCATGGCCGCCGCCGGCACCACCCTGCTGGTCTCCAGCCACGTCATGGACGAGGCGGCCCGCTGCGACCGGCTGCTGCTGATCCGCGAGGGGCGGCTGATCGCCGACGACACCCCCGACGCGGTGCGCGCCGCCGCCGGCACCACCGACCTGGACGAGGCGTTCCTGCGGTTGATCAAAGCGGGCGAGGCGGGCGCCGCCGGACGGGAGGCGTCGTGA
- the hisI gene encoding phosphoribosyl-AMP cyclohydrolase, giving the protein MPVPDAPVTGAHPSPQEPAADGAARASRLDPAIAARLRRTPDGLVAAVVRQHDSGEVLMVAWMDDEALHRTLTTGRATYWSRSRREYWVKGATSGHHQYVRAVALDCDGDALLVDVEQVGAACHTGHRTCFFTELPVGGDGADGR; this is encoded by the coding sequence GTGCCCGTACCTGACGCGCCCGTGACCGGCGCCCATCCCAGTCCGCAGGAGCCCGCGGCCGACGGCGCGGCCCGTGCGTCCCGGCTCGACCCGGCCATCGCCGCCCGGCTGCGCCGTACCCCCGACGGCCTGGTGGCCGCCGTGGTCCGCCAGCACGACTCCGGCGAGGTGCTGATGGTCGCCTGGATGGACGACGAGGCGTTGCACCGCACCCTGACCACCGGCCGGGCCACCTACTGGTCGCGCAGCCGCCGGGAGTACTGGGTCAAGGGCGCCACCTCCGGGCACCACCAGTACGTCCGCGCGGTCGCGCTGGACTGCGACGGCGACGCGCTGCTGGTCGACGTCGAACAGGTCGGCGCGGCCTGCCACACGGGGCACCGCACCTGCTTCTTCACCGAGCTGCCGGTCGGCGGGGACGGGGCGGACGGCCGGTGA
- a CDS encoding anthranilate synthase component I → MSATSPGPAANGGRPRTDGTVSPDLATFTELAARWRVVPVTRRLLADAETPVGVYRKLAGGPGTFLLESAEQGVGSAGLAWSRYSFIGVRSSATLTERDGAAVWTGQPPAGLPTSGDPVQVLRETVEALAGPAWDAAGGMPPLTGGMVGYLGYDLIRRFERLPELTEDDLGVPELGMMLAADLVVLDHYEGSAILVANAILPPLTEPDSDALVTAAYHHAVGRLDAMTTALSRPIPPMVSTVGRPPAGEVRSRTPEGGYPKAVEAAKEAIRAGECFQIVLAQRFERETHADPLDVYRVLRTTNPSPYMYLLRFDGFDIVGSSPEAHLKVTTDADGRRRALLHPIAGTRPRGGTPEADARLAAELLADPKERAEHVMLVDLGRNDLGRVCQPGTVEVPEFATIERYSHVMHIVSTVVGTLREDRTAFDALAATFPAGTLSGAPKVRAMEIIEELEPVRRGLYGGTVGYFGFGGDLDMAIAIRTALIRDGRAYVQAGAGVVADSDPAAEDEETRNKAAAVLAAIAAAETLRPAR, encoded by the coding sequence GTGAGCGCGACCTCGCCCGGCCCCGCCGCGAACGGCGGGAGGCCCCGCACCGACGGCACGGTCAGTCCGGATCTGGCCACCTTCACCGAACTGGCCGCCCGCTGGCGGGTCGTCCCGGTCACCCGGCGGCTGCTCGCCGACGCGGAGACCCCGGTCGGCGTCTACCGCAAGCTCGCCGGCGGCCCGGGGACGTTCCTGCTGGAGTCCGCCGAGCAGGGCGTCGGCTCGGCCGGCCTGGCCTGGTCGCGGTATTCGTTCATCGGCGTACGCAGCAGCGCCACGCTGACCGAGCGGGACGGCGCCGCGGTGTGGACGGGTCAGCCGCCGGCCGGCCTGCCCACCTCCGGGGACCCGGTCCAGGTGCTGCGCGAGACCGTCGAGGCGCTCGCCGGCCCGGCGTGGGACGCGGCAGGCGGCATGCCGCCGCTGACCGGGGGCATGGTCGGCTACCTGGGCTACGACCTGATCCGGCGGTTCGAGCGGCTGCCCGAGCTGACCGAGGACGACCTGGGTGTGCCCGAGCTGGGCATGATGCTCGCCGCCGACCTGGTGGTGCTGGACCACTACGAGGGTTCGGCGATCCTCGTCGCCAACGCGATCCTGCCGCCGCTGACCGAACCGGACTCCGACGCCCTGGTCACGGCCGCGTACCACCACGCGGTCGGCCGGCTCGACGCGATGACCACGGCGCTGTCCCGGCCGATCCCGCCGATGGTGTCGACCGTCGGGCGTCCCCCGGCGGGCGAGGTGCGCAGCCGCACGCCCGAGGGTGGCTATCCCAAGGCCGTCGAGGCGGCCAAGGAGGCGATCCGGGCCGGCGAGTGCTTCCAGATCGTGCTGGCCCAGCGGTTCGAACGGGAGACCCACGCCGACCCGCTGGACGTCTACCGCGTGCTGCGTACGACGAATCCCAGCCCGTACATGTACCTGCTGCGCTTCGACGGCTTCGACATCGTCGGGTCCTCGCCGGAGGCGCACCTGAAGGTGACCACCGACGCCGACGGGCGGCGGCGGGCGCTGCTGCACCCGATCGCCGGCACCCGCCCGCGCGGCGGCACCCCCGAGGCCGACGCCCGGCTCGCCGCGGAACTGCTCGCCGACCCCAAGGAGCGGGCCGAGCACGTGATGCTGGTCGACCTGGGCCGCAACGACCTGGGCCGGGTCTGCCAGCCGGGCACCGTGGAGGTGCCGGAGTTCGCCACCATCGAGCGCTACAGCCACGTCATGCACATCGTCTCGACCGTCGTCGGCACGCTGCGTGAGGACCGCACGGCCTTCGACGCGCTGGCCGCGACCTTCCCCGCCGGCACCCTCTCCGGAGCGCCCAAGGTGCGGGCCATGGAGATCATCGAGGAGCTGGAACCGGTCCGGCGCGGCCTCTACGGCGGCACCGTGGGCTACTTCGGCTTCGGCGGCGATCTGGACATGGCGATTGCCATCCGCACCGCGCTGATCCGCGACGGCAGGGCGTACGTGCAGGCCGGGGCGGGGGTGGTGGCCGACTCGGACCCGGCCGCCGAGGACGAGGAGACCCGGAACAAGGCCGCCGCCGTGCTCGCCGCCATCGCCGCCGCCGAGACCCTCCGGCCCGCCCGATGA